DNA sequence from the Candidatus Palauibacter polyketidifaciens genome:
GCATCCGCGTCGATCCTGAACCGGCTGGAAGCGGAAGGGCTGGTCGACCGGGTCCTCGCGCACGAGCGGAACCAGGGAAAGGGCGCGGCGCTTTCCACCGGGTTCCGGGGCGTCAGCGGCGATATCATCATCATCCAGGATGCCGATCTCGAGTACGACCCCGCCGAGTATCCGCGTCTCCTGGAGCCGATCCTCGCCGGCCGAGCGGATGTCGTCTACGGGTCGCGATTCATGGGGGGGCAGCCGCACCGGGTCCTCTACTACTGGCACTACGTGGGGAACAGGTGGCTGACTCGGCTGTCGAACATGATGACGAACCTCAACCTCACGGACATGGAGACGTGCTACAAGTGCTTCCGCCGGGAAGTGATCGAGCAGCTCACGATCGAGGAGCGGGCCTTCGGCGTCGAACCGGAGATCACGGCGAAGGTCGCCATGGGTGGCTGGCGCGTGTATGAGGTGGGGATCTCGTACGCGGGACGGACGTATGCGGAGGGCAAGAAGATCGGGTGGCGCGATGGCGTTTCCGCGCTGCGCTGTATCTTTCTGTACGGGCTCGTGCGGCGCTGGACGCGCAGGGGCGGGCCGCGCGCCTCGAGCGAGGCAACCGGCGACATCCGTGGCGGCGTCGAAAGCGGGGAGAGTTGAGACATTCGGGGAACGAAGGCCGGCAGGGGCGTCCATGGTGACCGTCCGACAGTGGATCGTTCAGGGGACCGCCGGGGTCCTGGCGGCGCTTGCGGTTGCGGCGTGCGAGGATCCGGTGGACCGGTCCGTCGTGCGCGGGGATCGATACCTGGCCGTCGGGGACGCGGACATGGCGATCGCCGAGTACCTCCTCGCCCGGCGCGTGAGCGGGGACACGGACGACCTCCTCCTGCGGCTCGGGCAGGCCCATGCCGCGCGCGGCGATGTCGACGAGGCGCTCACGGTCTACGAGACGCTTGCGGAGCGCGACCCCCGGCTGCGTCATCAGGCGGCGGCCTCGCTCGCCGGACTCGCGTGGTCCGCGCAGGAGCGGGGGGCGGCCGAGAACATGTCCCGCGCGCTCCAGCCTCTGGTCGATTGGGGACTGGGCTATCTTCCCGCCGACCTCCAGCGCTCCCTGGCCGCCTATCATGCGGCCGAGGGTGACTACGCACGTGCCCTTTCGCTGCGCCTCGCGCTCCTCGCCGGGGAGGGGGAGCCGGAGCCGGCGGTGCTGTACGATGTCGGCCTCGCGTATGAACAGCTCGGCGCATGCACTCGCGCGCTGCCCTTCTATCGGAGTTTCCTCGAGGCGATGGAGGAAAGCCGCTCGAACCCCGAGGACGCCCGCTACCGCTACGGGAATTGCCTCTACGTGTCCGCGGCTGAAGACCGGGCGGAGGGCCGCCCCGCGGCCGCCCTCGAGAAGCTGACCGAAATGGTCGAGCTCGGTGAGCCGCGGACGCACATGGTCGAGGCGCACTTCCTCATCGGCGAACTCCACCTCGCGCTCGGCCAGACGGACGAGGCGCTCGTCAACTACGCCCGCGTGCTGGAACTGAACCCGACGCGCACACACGCTCTCGTCCGGCGGGCGGAGGAGCGGATCCGACAGATCCGCTTCGGCTTCGAATGAGGCTCCCGGCCGGGATGGCGCCGCGCGAGGCGCGCCGCGGAGTGCTCGCCGCCGCGGTCCTCATGCTCACGGGCTGTTCGAGTTCCGGGCCCCCGGGCGACCTGGCGCCGCCGGATCTCTTCCAGTGGGCGCAGGATCGTTTCGACGCCGAGGAATACCGGAGAGCGGCCGACGGCTTCCTCGCCTTCATGGTCCGCGATCCCCTGAATCCGCTCGTCGACAGCGCGCAGTACCTCGCAGCCGAGGGCCAACTCCGGGCGGGCAACGAACTCGACGCCGTGGAGGAGTTCCGGCGCATGGCCACGAACCGGCCCAACAGTCCCCTCGCGGACGACGCCCAGCTGGGGCTGTGCCGGGCGTACCTCGCGGCCTCGCCCCGGGTGACCCTCTCCCAGGAGTTCACACGGCGGGCCCTGGACGAGTGCGAGCGGTTGTTGCAGTTCTTCCCAACGACCCCCTTCCGCGAGCAGGCTGAAGGCCTGATCGCGGAAGCGCGCGCCAAGCTGGCCGAGAAGAGCTACGAAATCGGGAAGTACTACCAGGATCGCATGAGATTGCCGGAGTCCGCGATCGTCTATTTCGAAAAATCGCTGGCCGACGAGCCGACCGGGGCATTCCTGCCGGACCTCCTGTTGCGATTGTATCGCAGTTACAGCCAGGTGGGGTTCGAAACCGAGGCCGGAACCATGAGGGAGCGGCTGCTGTCGGAGTTTCCCGAGTCCGAGGAAACCCGGTTGCTGTTGGCGGACGAAGATCCGGCGGCGGAGGAGGACCGCGCGGGGGATGCCGGGTCCCGTCGCTGAAGTCCCGGCGGCCGGCCGGCGGACGGGCATCCTCGGCGGGAGCTTCGATCCTCCGCACATGGGCCATGTGTCCGTGGCGCGTGATCTTGTCGAAGTGCTGCGCCTCGACCGCCTGCTCGTGATCCCCGCGGGCGATCCGCCGCACCGGCAAGTCACGCTCCCCGCGGAGGTTCGCCTCGACCTCACGCGCCGGGCCGTTGCGGGCCTGCCCGGCATCGAAGTCAGCCCGATGGAGATCGAGCGGGCCGGTCCCTCCTACACCGTGGACACGCTGGAAGCCCTCGCGCGGCGCTTTCCTTCCGACCGGCTCGTCCTCGCGATGGGCGCGGACCAGTTTGCGGCGATCCACCGCTGGGACCGCTGGCGCCGGATTTCGGAGCTGGCCCGCATCGCGGTGATGCCGCGGGGCGGCCGGGAGCCCGCACCCTCCCCGGAATCGACGCCGATCGAGTATGTTGTCGCGAACGTCACGCGAGTGGATATCTCGGCGAGCCGGATCCGGCAGCGCCTCGAGGAGGGCCGTTCGGTCCACCTCCTCGTTCCGGAAACGATCCGACACCATGTCGAGCGCGCCTGGGCCGGACGCCCCGCGCGCCATGTAACCCAGTGAGCCCCGGATGTTGAAGAACGTCGTCACGCAGGTCTTCGGAACGCGCTTCACGCGCGAGATGAAGCGCATGCGGCCGATCATTGCAAGAATCAAGGAACACGAATCGCGGCTCGCGGATCTCCCGGAAGACGCTCTCAAGGCGCAGACGGGGAAGTTCCGGGCGATCATCGCGGAGCGGACCGCCGAGTTCGAGGAGGCCGTCGAGGCGCTGCGGGAAAAGCGTCGCTTCACCGAGAATCCGGCGCGGCGCGCCGATCTCACCGAACGGATCGCGGCGACGGAGGGCGAACTCAACGAGGCGCTGCAGGCCGTGCTCGATGAGGTTCTGCCCGAGGCGTTCGCAACCGTGCGGGAGGCGTGCCGGCGACTCCTCGGGGCGGAGATCGAGGTCACGGGGAACGAAATGGCGTGGGACATGGTCCCCTACGATGTGCAGCTCATCGGAGGGATCGTTCTCCACGAAGGGAAGATCGCCGAGATGGCCACCGGTGAGGGGAAGACGCTCGTGGCCACGATGCCGCTGTACCTCAACGCCCTCCCCGGCCGGGGCGTCCACCTCGTCACCGTCAACGACTATCTCGCCAGACGTGACGCCCAGTGGATGGGCACGGTCTTCGACTATCTCGGCCTCACGGTGGGGGTGCTCGAGGATACGGCGCCGGGAAGCGTCGAGCGGCGGGCCGCCTACCAGGCCGACATCACCTACGGGACGAACAACGAATTCGGGTTCGACTACCTGCGCGACAACATGGTGATCGAACTCCGTCATCGCGTACAGCGCGGACACGCGTACGCGATCATCGACGAGGTCGACTCGGTGCTCATCGATGAGGCCCGCACGCCCCTCATTATCTCCGGACCCGCCGGTCGCGACGAACGCGACGTGTACCAGCGGCACAACGCTCAGGTGGCCGCGATCGCCCGCAGGCAGACGCGGATCGTCAACAGTCTCGTGGCCGAGGGGACGAAGCTGCTCGAAGAGGCCGGAGCCGACGAGGATACGGAGCAGCGCCGGGACGCGGGGCTCAAGCTGCTCGCGGCGCAGCGCGGCGCGCCGAAGAACAAGCGGCTGCTCAAGCTGAAGACGCGCTCCGGCGTCAAGCAGCTCATTCAGCGGACGGAAGCCGACCTCATGCGGGAGAAGCGGCTTCCCGAGATCGATGAAATGCTCCTCTTCTCGATGGACGAGAAGGGGCAGACGATCCAGCTGTCCGAACAGGGCCTCGACGTGCTCTCGCCCGACGACCCCGAGACGTTCGTCGTCCCCGACATCTCGGAGGATGTCCAGGACGTGGAGGACGACGAGTCGCTGACGACGGACGAGAAGCGCGGCGAGATCGAACGTCTCGAACGCGAATACGCGGAGAAGTCGGAGAAGATCCACGTCATCCACCAGCTCGTGAAGGCGTACTCCCTGTACGAGAAGGACGTGGAGTACGTGGTGGAGAACGGCGAAGTCCTGATCGTCGACGAACACACCGGCCGCAAGATGCACGGGCGGCGCTGGTCGGACGGGCTCCACCAGGCGGTCGAGGCGAAGGAGAAGGTCAAGGTGCGGGGCGAGACGCAGACGCTCGCCACGATCACGATCCAGAACTACTTCCGGATGTACGACAAGGTGGCCGGGATGACCGGCACCGCCGAGACGGAAGAGGGCGAGTTCCACGCGATCTACGGCCTCGAGGTCGTCGTCATCCCCACGAACCGGCCGGTGCGGCGACTGGATCACGACGACGTGATCTTTCAGACGAAGAAGGAAAAATACGCCGCGCTGATCGAGGAGATCGAACGGATCAACGGCGAGGGCCTTCCGATCCTCGTGGGGACGACGAGCGTGGAGGTGTCGGAGGTCATCGCCCGCATGCTGAAGCGGCGCGGCCTCGCCCACGAGGTGCTGAACGCCAAGCAGCACGCCCGGGAAGCGGAGATCGTCCGCAACGCGGGCCAGCCGGGCGCGATCACGATCGCGACGAACATGGCCGGACGCGGCACCGACATCAAACTCGCCTCGCCGTGCGTGCAGTGCGACGTGTGCGGGATCCGGTCCGACACCCCGGCGTTCGGCCGTACCGACGAGGAACCGGACCTGTCGCGAGCCGAGATCAAGGAGCGGGGGTGCGAGGAGGAGCCGCCCTGCGGACTCCAGATCCTGGGTACGGAGCGCCACCAGTCCCGCCGCATCGACCGCCAGCTTCGGGGCCGTTCCGGACGCCAGGGGGATCCCGGGGCCAGCCTCTTCTT
Encoded proteins:
- the secA gene encoding preprotein translocase subunit SecA, with translation MLKNVVTQVFGTRFTREMKRMRPIIARIKEHESRLADLPEDALKAQTGKFRAIIAERTAEFEEAVEALREKRRFTENPARRADLTERIAATEGELNEALQAVLDEVLPEAFATVREACRRLLGAEIEVTGNEMAWDMVPYDVQLIGGIVLHEGKIAEMATGEGKTLVATMPLYLNALPGRGVHLVTVNDYLARRDAQWMGTVFDYLGLTVGVLEDTAPGSVERRAAYQADITYGTNNEFGFDYLRDNMVIELRHRVQRGHAYAIIDEVDSVLIDEARTPLIISGPAGRDERDVYQRHNAQVAAIARRQTRIVNSLVAEGTKLLEEAGADEDTEQRRDAGLKLLAAQRGAPKNKRLLKLKTRSGVKQLIQRTEADLMREKRLPEIDEMLLFSMDEKGQTIQLSEQGLDVLSPDDPETFVVPDISEDVQDVEDDESLTTDEKRGEIERLEREYAEKSEKIHVIHQLVKAYSLYEKDVEYVVENGEVLIVDEHTGRKMHGRRWSDGLHQAVEAKEKVKVRGETQTLATITIQNYFRMYDKVAGMTGTAETEEGEFHAIYGLEVVVIPTNRPVRRLDHDDVIFQTKKEKYAALIEEIERINGEGLPILVGTTSVEVSEVIARMLKRRGLAHEVLNAKQHAREAEIVRNAGQPGAITIATNMAGRGTDIKLASPCVQCDVCGIRSDTPAFGRTDEEPDLSRAEIKERGCEEEPPCGLQILGTERHQSRRIDRQLRGRSGRQGDPGASLFFLSLEDDLMRLFMHERVAKIMDRLGVQEGEVISHPWITKSVERAQKRVETQNFDARKRLLDYDDVMNQQREVVYDLRLYALEGGEDLKGETWEMIEEAIREEMDAYVPEESSHDQWNLPGLREHLLIEYFLHNEFLPRVGADRGEASETEKEASADNWAGTGELYDAVIESAHEQFRAKLESFDEHWEQVLRFIVLSVLDEKWKDHLYDLDHLRSSIQFRSWGQKDPLVEYKKEAYEMFVSLITDIRQTVANRFFRVRIERRPPLPPPAPQITGMSGPVEPGGGAASGVAPGRGAAPAPAAASGEPPAGEPAFSATGVAASAAVQELAPDDTAARAALRAGQQPRRTGAPATATKAPGRNEPCPCGSGRKYKKCCGRPR
- a CDS encoding tetratricopeptide repeat protein; this encodes MVTVRQWIVQGTAGVLAALAVAACEDPVDRSVVRGDRYLAVGDADMAIAEYLLARRVSGDTDDLLLRLGQAHAARGDVDEALTVYETLAERDPRLRHQAAASLAGLAWSAQERGAAENMSRALQPLVDWGLGYLPADLQRSLAAYHAAEGDYARALSLRLALLAGEGEPEPAVLYDVGLAYEQLGACTRALPFYRSFLEAMEESRSNPEDARYRYGNCLYVSAAEDRAEGRPAAALEKLTEMVELGEPRTHMVEAHFLIGELHLALGQTDEALVNYARVLELNPTRTHALVRRAEERIRQIRFGFE
- the bamD gene encoding outer membrane protein assembly factor BamD; amino-acid sequence: MRLPAGMAPREARRGVLAAAVLMLTGCSSSGPPGDLAPPDLFQWAQDRFDAEEYRRAADGFLAFMVRDPLNPLVDSAQYLAAEGQLRAGNELDAVEEFRRMATNRPNSPLADDAQLGLCRAYLAASPRVTLSQEFTRRALDECERLLQFFPTTPFREQAEGLIAEARAKLAEKSYEIGKYYQDRMRLPESAIVYFEKSLADEPTGAFLPDLLLRLYRSYSQVGFETEAGTMRERLLSEFPESEETRLLLADEDPAAEEDRAGDAGSRR
- a CDS encoding glycosyltransferase family 2 protein — translated: MIVQEGGEEEMGRARVSVVMPVYNEEATLEAIVRRVKEVAPDVELVAVDDGSADASASILNRLEAEGLVDRVLAHERNQGKGAALSTGFRGVSGDIIIIQDADLEYDPAEYPRLLEPILAGRADVVYGSRFMGGQPHRVLYYWHYVGNRWLTRLSNMMTNLNLTDMETCYKCFRREVIEQLTIEERAFGVEPEITAKVAMGGWRVYEVGISYAGRTYAEGKKIGWRDGVSALRCIFLYGLVRRWTRRGGPRASSEATGDIRGGVESGES
- the nadD gene encoding nicotinate (nicotinamide) nucleotide adenylyltransferase, yielding MPGPVAEVPAAGRRTGILGGSFDPPHMGHVSVARDLVEVLRLDRLLVIPAGDPPHRQVTLPAEVRLDLTRRAVAGLPGIEVSPMEIERAGPSYTVDTLEALARRFPSDRLVLAMGADQFAAIHRWDRWRRISELARIAVMPRGGREPAPSPESTPIEYVVANVTRVDISASRIRQRLEEGRSVHLLVPETIRHHVERAWAGRPARHVTQ